The Thomasclavelia ramosa DSM 1402 genome includes a region encoding these proteins:
- a CDS encoding GntR family transcriptional regulator, which produces MVKYIDIADDIRSKIIEEKYTYGQKLPYEYVLCVTYHCNKETMKKALDILVKEGLIVRRRGAGTFVKDYNPSMESPNKSNYFTKGLTERFAGIKKIDSEIIAFEVIPSDETISKKLQIEEGSFVYHIIRFRKLDDKPYSLEIIYMPISIIPNLKVDHLKTSIYQYIENDLKLKIQSAHKTVRGHLSSQLEQDYLGLKETEPYFEVEQVAYLSSGVIFEYSFSRFHYNDFELQTVTVAM; this is translated from the coding sequence ATGGTAAAATACATCGATATTGCTGATGATATTAGATCCAAGATAATAGAAGAGAAATACACCTATGGACAAAAACTCCCGTATGAATATGTATTGTGTGTAACGTACCATTGTAATAAAGAAACAATGAAAAAAGCACTAGATATTTTAGTTAAAGAAGGATTGATTGTAAGACGTCGAGGGGCTGGAACCTTTGTTAAAGATTATAATCCTTCGATGGAGAGTCCTAATAAATCTAATTATTTTACCAAAGGATTAACAGAACGTTTTGCGGGGATAAAGAAAATTGATAGTGAGATTATTGCTTTCGAAGTTATTCCAAGTGATGAGACGATATCGAAAAAATTGCAAATAGAAGAGGGTTCGTTTGTGTATCATATCATTAGATTCCGCAAACTAGATGATAAGCCGTATTCATTAGAAATAATTTATATGCCAATCTCAATTATTCCTAATTTAAAGGTTGATCATTTGAAGACATCAATTTATCAGTATATTGAAAATGATTTAAAGCTAAAAATTCAAAGTGCTCATAAAACTGTTCGTGGTCATTTGTCATCACAGCTTGAACAGGATTATCTAGGTTTAAAAGAAACAGAGCCATATTTTGAAGTTGAACAAGTAGCTTATTTGAGTAGTGGTGTGATCTTTGAATACTCATTTTCACGTTTCCATTACAATGATTTTGAGCTCCAAACTGTTACTGTAGCAATGTAA
- the yfcE gene encoding phosphodiesterase: MKLMFISDIHGSSLYAQKAIDTYKQEKADKLIILGDILYHGPRNDLPEEYAPKKVISLLNAYKKDIIAVRGNCDAEVDQMVLDFPIRSDFATVDVDGHHFFLTHGHLFDEDNLPGLNDGDIFVYGHIHKPVAKEINGIYIINPSSISLPKEGKNSYGIYEKDTFMIKDFDQTVVKKIDFRKSQ, translated from the coding sequence ATGAAATTAATGTTTATTTCTGATATTCACGGTTCATCTTTGTATGCTCAAAAAGCAATTGATACATATAAGCAGGAAAAAGCAGATAAACTAATTATTTTAGGAGATATTTTATATCATGGGCCTCGTAATGATTTACCTGAAGAATATGCTCCTAAAAAAGTTATTTCGCTATTGAATGCTTACAAGAAAGATATTATCGCAGTTCGTGGGAATTGTGATGCTGAAGTTGATCAAATGGTTTTGGATTTTCCGATCCGTAGTGATTTTGCAACTGTTGATGTAGATGGACATCATTTCTTTTTAACGCATGGTCATTTATTTGATGAGGATAATTTACCAGGCTTGAATGATGGTGATATTTTTGTGTATGGTCATATTCATAAACCGGTTGCTAAGGAAATTAATGGTATCTATATTATTAATCCTTCGTCGATTTCTTTGCCTAAAGAGGGAAAGAATAGCTATGGTATTTATGAAAAGGATACTTTTATGATTAAAGATTTTGATCAAACGGTAGTTAAAAAGATTGATTTTAGAAAATCGCAATAA
- a CDS encoding GyrI-like domain-containing protein codes for MAKFDIKKEYPKLYRATTKKISSLTIPMIKYIAIDGIGNPTVPEFKNKSKLLFEFNKALKEYYCQQEIVFSGSKLEGIWDTYDNSHFDVTRKKMIKYTLMMPQPPILTDHILEEVKNEVLTKTGNCLALDVYLKEFEEGKCIQMLHIGPYNTEINSTKQIMEYITVANLKLSGFHHEIYLNKPEKVAPEDLKTIVRYPVEEVFL; via the coding sequence ATGGCAAAATTTGATATAAAAAAAGAATATCCAAAATTATATCGAGCAACAACTAAAAAGATAAGTAGTTTAACTATTCCGATGATCAAATATATTGCAATAGATGGAATTGGGAATCCGACAGTGCCGGAATTTAAAAATAAATCAAAATTATTATTTGAATTTAATAAGGCTTTAAAAGAATATTATTGTCAGCAAGAGATTGTATTTAGTGGTTCAAAGTTAGAAGGTATTTGGGACACCTATGATAATAGCCATTTTGATGTTACACGTAAAAAAATGATTAAATATACACTAATGATGCCACAGCCACCGATTTTAACTGATCATATTCTTGAAGAAGTGAAGAATGAAGTGTTGACGAAAACGGGTAATTGTTTAGCATTAGACGTATATCTTAAAGAGTTTGAAGAAGGTAAATGTATTCAAATGCTGCACATTGGACCTTATAATACGGAAATCAATTCAACTAAACAGATCATGGAATACATAACGGTGGCGAATCTTAAGTTAAGTGGTTTTCATCATGAGATATATTTAAATAAACCTGAAAAAGTAGCGCCAGAAGATTTGAAGACAATTGTACGATATCCAGTAGAGGAGGTTTTTCTATGA
- a CDS encoding ABC transporter permease subunit: MNKNREIKFIYIIVIAVFGIFLLLPIGSLLIQSFYNNGGLTLNNYLQTYQTTGFMHALKNSFVVSGVSALVTVILAFIVAYTLNYTNMFKGLKRIINNVSMLPMLLPTITYGFAIIYSFGKQGLWTKLFGFQLFDIYGFKGLMLGYVIYTFPIAFMLINNAISYIDKKFIIVSKLMKDSEFRTLMITLIRPLLGTLVAAFIQSFFLSFTDFGIPASVGGKYDVVASVLYNKMLGSIPNFAGGAVVAMTMLIPSIISIILLHRLEKYNICYNKISTIEIKQNRFRDWFWGTLSITINVIIIAVFIVIIIVPFVGEWPYRISFTFQNVINVFSDATLLGVIKNSLITAIFTALLGTLVVYGAALASARSTLNKFLKKIIESIALATNTIPGMVLGIAYLLMFSGTVLQNTYIIIILCNIVHFFSSPYLMMKNSLTKMNGSFETTAKLMGDSWFKTVIRVITPNAISSILEVFSYYFINAMVTVSAVIFIAGARTMVMTTKIKELQHFAKFNEIFVLSILILLINLLAKGVFSYFSKQRRERKTLK; encoded by the coding sequence ATGAATAAAAATCGAGAAATCAAGTTTATTTATATAATTGTTATTGCTGTTTTTGGGATATTTCTGTTATTACCAATTGGGTCACTGTTAATACAATCTTTCTATAATAATGGAGGTTTAACGTTAAATAATTATTTACAAACTTATCAAACAACAGGATTTATGCATGCTTTAAAAAATAGTTTTGTTGTTTCTGGAGTGAGTGCTCTAGTAACAGTAATACTGGCATTTATTGTTGCTTACACTTTAAATTATACGAATATGTTTAAAGGGTTGAAAAGGATAATTAATAATGTTTCGATGCTGCCAATGTTGTTGCCGACCATTACTTATGGATTTGCAATTATCTATTCGTTTGGAAAACAAGGGTTGTGGACAAAGTTATTTGGTTTTCAATTATTTGATATATATGGTTTTAAGGGATTGATGCTAGGGTATGTTATATATACTTTTCCGATTGCTTTTATGTTAATTAATAACGCTATTAGTTACATTGATAAAAAATTTATTATTGTTTCCAAATTAATGAAAGATAGTGAATTTAGGACATTAATGATTACTTTGATTCGACCTTTATTAGGAACTTTGGTTGCAGCCTTTATTCAGTCATTCTTTCTAAGTTTTACAGATTTTGGGATTCCTGCATCGGTGGGTGGAAAGTATGATGTTGTTGCTAGTGTACTTTACAATAAGATGTTGGGAAGTATTCCAAATTTTGCAGGTGGGGCAGTTGTTGCAATGACAATGCTGATTCCTTCAATCATCAGTATTATTTTATTGCATCGGCTTGAAAAATATAATATTTGTTATAATAAAATCTCTACGATTGAAATCAAACAGAATCGTTTTCGTGATTGGTTTTGGGGGACATTGAGCATAACGATTAATGTAATTATTATTGCTGTCTTTATAGTAATTATAATTGTGCCGTTTGTTGGAGAGTGGCCATATCGAATTAGTTTTACTTTTCAAAATGTTATTAATGTTTTTAGTGATGCAACATTGCTAGGGGTAATAAAAAATTCATTAATCACTGCAATCTTTACAGCATTACTAGGAACACTTGTCGTATATGGAGCAGCGCTGGCTAGTGCCCGGAGCACTTTAAATAAATTTTTGAAAAAGATAATTGAAAGTATTGCTCTAGCTACTAATACTATTCCTGGTATGGTATTAGGGATAGCATACTTGTTAATGTTCTCTGGGACAGTGCTCCAAAATACTTATATCATCATTATTTTGTGTAATATCGTTCATTTCTTTTCATCGCCATATTTAATGATGAAAAACTCATTGACAAAGATGAATGGTTCATTTGAAACAACTGCGAAACTGATGGGTGATAGCTGGTTTAAAACGGTTATTAGAGTTATTACACCTAATGCAATTTCATCAATTTTAGAAGTATTTAGTTATTATTTTATTAATGCTATGGTCACTGTTAGTGCGGTTATCTTTATTGCTGGGGCGCGGACGATGGTGATGACGACAAAGATCAAAGAGTTACAGCATTTTGCTAAATTTAATGAAATCTTTGTTTTATCAATCTTGATTTTATTAATTAATTTATTAGCTAAAGGAGTATTTAGTTACTTTAGTAAGCAAAGAAGAGAAAGGAAAACATTAAAATGA
- a CDS encoding PTS sugar transporter subunit IIC, whose product MDKMADVLGRVGAWCGQNKYLSAIKNSFQTFMPLTIAGAIGVLWCNVLVNADSGLGMFWEPIMALEVINPAFAAMQFATISCITVGITFGIAQEIGESNGETGYFAGLLGLACWLSVTQSGWANYALVDTAKQTLSLTADGALQTFTGVAGGALGATGLFTGMIVGVVSVEIFCALRKVEGLKLKMPETVPPGVARAFEVLIPAVITLAIIALIGRGCELATGLYLNDVISTYIQGPLGAIGATVPGVIIIYIIIMLFWLVGIHGNNMLSAVKEALFTPLMLENIETFSKTNDAKSDELHIFAMAWLQMFGEFGGSGVTIGLVIAIMIFSKREDNRTIAGISLVPGLFNINETVTFGIPMVLNPILGIPFVFAPIATLAVGYILTVIGFCPKAVINTPWTTPPILHGFLTTGANIMGAVSQAIAIVVSILVYVPFLIAYERYQNKQAAEAAE is encoded by the coding sequence ATGGACAAAATGGCAGATGTCCTTGGCCGCGTTGGTGCGTGGTGTGGGCAAAACAAGTATTTATCTGCAATTAAGAATTCGTTCCAAACATTCATGCCTTTGACTATCGCAGGTGCGATCGGGGTTTTATGGTGTAACGTATTAGTTAATGCAGATTCAGGGTTAGGTATGTTCTGGGAACCTATCATGGCTTTAGAAGTAATTAACCCAGCGTTTGCAGCAATGCAATTCGCAACAATTTCTTGTATCACAGTTGGAATCACTTTTGGTATCGCTCAAGAAATCGGGGAATCAAATGGTGAAACTGGATACTTCGCAGGTTTATTAGGACTTGCTTGTTGGTTATCAGTAACTCAAAGTGGATGGGCTAACTATGCATTAGTAGATACTGCTAAACAAACTTTATCATTAACAGCTGATGGAGCATTACAAACATTTACAGGTGTTGCTGGTGGTGCTTTAGGAGCAACAGGTTTATTTACAGGGATGATCGTTGGGGTTGTTTCAGTAGAAATCTTCTGTGCATTACGTAAAGTAGAAGGATTAAAATTAAAAATGCCTGAAACAGTACCTCCAGGTGTTGCTCGTGCATTCGAAGTTTTAATTCCAGCTGTAATTACTTTAGCAATCATTGCGTTAATTGGACGTGGATGTGAATTAGCTACTGGATTATATTTAAATGACGTAATTTCAACTTACATCCAAGGACCTTTAGGTGCTATCGGTGCTACAGTTCCTGGTGTAATTATCATTTACATCATTATCATGTTATTCTGGTTAGTAGGTATTCATGGTAACAACATGTTATCTGCAGTAAAAGAAGCATTATTTACACCATTAATGTTAGAAAATATCGAAACATTCTCTAAAACAAATGATGCAAAAAGCGATGAATTACACATTTTCGCAATGGCATGGTTACAAATGTTCGGTGAATTTGGTGGTTCTGGGGTTACAATCGGTTTAGTAATCGCAATCATGATTTTCTCAAAACGTGAAGATAACCGTACAATCGCAGGTATCTCATTAGTACCAGGTTTATTCAACATCAATGAAACAGTTACATTTGGTATCCCAATGGTATTAAACCCAATCTTAGGTATTCCATTTGTATTCGCACCAATTGCTACTTTAGCAGTAGGTTATATCTTAACTGTAATTGGATTCTGTCCAAAAGCTGTAATCAATACACCTTGGACAACACCACCTATCTTACATGGTTTCTTAACTACAGGAGCTAATATCATGGGTGCTGTATCTCAAGCAATTGCAATCGTAGTATCTATCTTAGTATACGTACCATTCTTAATTGCTTATGAAAGATATCAAAACAAACAAGCTGCAGAAGCTGCAGAATAA
- a CDS encoding glutamine synthetase III: MEMNKLLEDYGCLAFSDDVMKERIPKSIYKAFHESLDNGEELSKECATVIANAMKIWALENGATHFTHWFMPMTGLTAEKHDAFLEPDGCKAVLEFSGKTLRKGEPDASSFPSGGLRATFEARGYTAWDCTSPAFVKDGSLYIPTLFCSYTGEALDKKTPLLRSCDALSKAACRLLPLLGEKGITKVTASVGAEQEYFLVDDKYYQERMDLKLTGRTLFGAMAPKGQELEDHYFGSLKRKVSAFMKDLDHELWKYGIPSKTKHNEVAPAQHEVACVYSKVNITTDNNHLLMQIMQDIAKKHGLRCLLHEKPFAGVNGSGKHDNWSVITNTGINLFNPGANPAENKPFIATLACTIKAVDDYADLLRMSIASAGNDHRLGANEAPPAIISMFLGEELDALLAEICEGKKTSKSDAARFATGVSVVPTFSKDNTDRNRTSPFAFTGNKFEFRAVGSSQSVAGPNTILNAILADAMEKMADEIESGKSFEDVVKEFVLAHKRIIFNGDGYSAEWEEEAAKRGLPNNKNTVDALKCLKEEKNLEMLDRLGVYSRVELGSRYEILLENYIKTIQVEGLTALKMAKSQIYPAVCDYLSKVSSEVIAAKEAGLDVDFLVDDANALAKLVKTMKEQMTTLETNIAAAQASEEEIFEQAVAWRDDVFAMMQALRETVDQLEESIDAEYWPMPTYLDLLFGI, translated from the coding sequence ATGGAAATGAATAAGTTATTAGAAGATTACGGATGCTTGGCATTTAGTGATGATGTAATGAAAGAACGGATTCCTAAATCTATTTACAAGGCATTCCATGAGTCTTTAGATAATGGTGAAGAATTATCTAAAGAATGCGCAACAGTAATTGCTAATGCAATGAAAATCTGGGCATTAGAAAATGGTGCAACACATTTTACCCATTGGTTTATGCCAATGACTGGTTTGACAGCTGAAAAACATGATGCTTTTTTGGAACCTGACGGTTGTAAAGCAGTATTAGAATTTAGTGGAAAAACATTAAGAAAAGGTGAACCTGATGCATCGTCTTTCCCGTCTGGAGGATTACGAGCAACATTTGAAGCGAGAGGCTATACTGCATGGGATTGTACATCACCGGCATTTGTTAAAGATGGATCTTTATATATTCCAACTTTGTTTTGTTCATATACTGGAGAAGCATTAGATAAAAAGACACCGTTGTTACGATCTTGTGATGCATTATCTAAAGCTGCATGTCGATTATTGCCTTTGCTTGGTGAAAAAGGAATTACTAAAGTTACTGCATCTGTTGGGGCTGAACAAGAATATTTCTTAGTTGATGATAAATATTACCAAGAAAGAATGGATTTAAAGTTAACTGGACGTACTCTATTTGGGGCAATGGCGCCGAAAGGACAAGAATTAGAAGATCATTACTTTGGTAGTCTTAAACGTAAAGTGTCTGCCTTTATGAAAGATTTAGATCATGAATTATGGAAATATGGAATTCCTTCAAAAACAAAACATAATGAAGTTGCACCGGCACAACATGAAGTAGCATGCGTATATTCAAAAGTAAATATTACTACTGATAATAACCATTTATTAATGCAAATTATGCAAGATATTGCTAAAAAGCATGGTTTACGCTGCTTATTACATGAAAAGCCATTTGCTGGGGTAAATGGTTCTGGTAAACATGATAACTGGTCAGTCATTACTAATACAGGTATTAATTTATTCAATCCAGGTGCTAATCCTGCTGAAAATAAACCATTTATTGCAACGCTTGCATGTACGATTAAAGCTGTTGATGATTATGCTGATTTATTACGGATGAGTATTGCCAGCGCTGGAAACGATCACCGTTTAGGAGCAAATGAAGCACCACCTGCAATTATTTCTATGTTCTTAGGGGAAGAGTTAGATGCTCTTTTAGCAGAAATTTGTGAAGGTAAGAAAACTAGCAAATCTGATGCGGCACGTTTTGCCACTGGAGTATCAGTAGTACCAACTTTCTCAAAAGACAATACAGACCGTAATCGTACATCACCATTTGCGTTTACTGGAAATAAGTTTGAATTTAGAGCAGTTGGTTCAAGCCAATCTGTTGCTGGACCAAATACTATTTTAAATGCAATTTTAGCTGACGCAATGGAAAAAATGGCTGATGAAATTGAATCAGGCAAATCATTTGAAGATGTAGTTAAAGAATTTGTTTTAGCTCATAAACGAATTATTTTTAATGGCGATGGATATTCAGCAGAATGGGAAGAAGAAGCAGCAAAACGTGGACTTCCTAATAATAAAAATACTGTTGATGCTTTAAAATGTTTGAAAGAAGAAAAGAATTTAGAGATGTTAGATCGTTTAGGGGTTTATAGTAGAGTTGAATTAGGATCTCGTTATGAGATATTACTAGAAAACTATATTAAAACTATTCAGGTTGAGGGGTTAACAGCGTTAAAAATGGCCAAATCTCAAATTTATCCAGCAGTTTGTGATTATTTATCAAAAGTATCTTCTGAAGTGATTGCTGCTAAGGAAGCAGGTTTAGATGTTGATTTCTTAGTTGATGATGCTAATGCTTTAGCTAAATTAGTGAAGACAATGAAAGAACAAATGACAACTTTAGAAACTAATATTGCTGCAGCTCAAGCTTCTGAAGAAGAAATTTTTGAACAGGCAGTTGCATGGCGCGATGATGTTTTTGCAATGATGCAAGCATTGAGAGAAACAGTTGATCAGCTTGAAGAATCTATTGATGCTGAATATTGGCCAATGCCAACATATTTAGATTTATTATTTGGAATTTAA
- a CDS encoding PTS sugar transporter subunit IIB, giving the protein MYKILLVCNAGMSTSMLVQRMEKAATEKGIEAEIIALPITDALSKMDDWDVVMLGPQVRHELKGLRTKTETPIEVIEMRDYGMMNGEKVLEAAIKVIDAK; this is encoded by the coding sequence ATGTATAAGATACTATTAGTATGTAATGCGGGAATGTCTACTAGTATGCTTGTTCAACGGATGGAAAAGGCCGCAACTGAAAAAGGAATCGAAGCAGAAATTATCGCATTGCCAATTACCGATGCATTATCTAAGATGGATGATTGGGATGTGGTGATGTTAGGTCCACAAGTACGTCATGAATTAAAAGGTCTTAGAACTAAAACAGAAACTCCAATTGAAGTAATTGAAATGAGAGATTATGGAATGATGAATGGAGAAAAAGTATTAGAAGCAGCTATTAAAGTTATTGATGCAAAATAA
- a CDS encoding ABC transporter ATP-binding protein: MLKLERIVKSFDGINILNNLSLEIPKGQIVSILGPSGSGKTTLLNLILGISEVDSGRIIFENEDLTYVPMEKRGFNIVFQDYALFPNLNAYENITYGLKNKPDISTKEEVDELIHLLGLEKHLDKKIDQLSGGQKQRVALARTMVMKPKILLLDEPLSALDGVIKESIKERIKIIAKEYNLTTIIVTHDPEEALTLSDQVLIINEGKISQFGKPEEIINHPSCDFVQDFILNQLEIKRRNIMTLFSPVV, translated from the coding sequence ATGTTAAAACTAGAAAGGATCGTTAAGTCATTTGATGGTATAAATATTTTAAATAATCTTAGTTTGGAGATACCTAAGGGGCAAATTGTTTCAATTTTAGGACCTTCAGGAAGTGGGAAAACTACTTTATTAAATCTTATTTTAGGAATTAGTGAGGTTGATAGTGGACGAATTATTTTTGAAAATGAGGATTTAACTTATGTTCCAATGGAAAAAAGAGGCTTTAATATTGTCTTTCAAGATTATGCTTTGTTTCCTAATTTAAATGCCTATGAAAATATAACGTATGGTTTAAAGAACAAACCGGATATTTCAACTAAAGAAGAAGTAGATGAGCTGATACACTTGTTAGGATTGGAGAAGCATTTAGATAAAAAGATTGATCAATTATCAGGAGGACAAAAACAACGGGTTGCATTGGCTCGAACAATGGTAATGAAACCTAAGATTCTTCTTTTAGATGAACCGTTAAGCGCTTTGGATGGAGTAATCAAGGAATCTATTAAAGAGCGAATTAAGATTATTGCTAAGGAGTACAATTTAACTACTATTATTGTTACTCATGATCCAGAGGAAGCATTAACATTATCAGATCAAGTTTTGATTATTAATGAAGGAAAAATATCTCAGTTTGGTAAACCAGAGGAAATTATTAATCATCCAAGTTGTGATTTTGTTCAAGACTTCATTTTAAATCAGCTGGAAATAAAAAGAAGAAATATTATGACTTTGTTTAGTCCGGTGGTATAA
- a CDS encoding extracellular solute-binding protein, with the protein MKKKLLKGLVVSSLLCASLLTGCSSSNDQVVIYSNADDEAVTAMKNALDKNGYEGQYLFQTFGTSELGGKLLAEGTNIEADLVTMSSFYLDSAQEQKKMFVDLDFDTQALDEYPSYYTPITSQEGAIIINTEELKANSLETPTCLKDLAKPEYKDMISVTDIASSSTAWLLIQALVSEYGEDGAKEVLKGIYDNAGAHIEDSGSGPIKKVRAGEVAIGFGLRHQAVRDKADGLPIDFVDPTEGNFSLTESVAVVNKDGSEHQKLAMKMAQCIIESGRKELLETYPNPLYQGETSDSANKSAYPKTFSEKLTAELLEKHQKLSEECK; encoded by the coding sequence ATGAAAAAGAAATTATTAAAGGGGTTAGTAGTTAGTTCGTTACTTTGTGCTTCACTTTTAACTGGATGTTCTTCATCAAATGATCAGGTTGTTATTTATTCAAATGCCGATGATGAAGCTGTAACGGCAATGAAAAATGCATTAGATAAAAATGGTTATGAGGGACAGTATTTATTTCAGACTTTTGGAACCTCTGAATTAGGAGGTAAGTTATTGGCTGAAGGAACTAATATTGAGGCAGATCTAGTAACAATGAGCTCGTTTTATCTTGATAGTGCTCAAGAACAAAAAAAGATGTTTGTTGATTTAGATTTTGATACTCAAGCATTAGATGAATATCCATCTTATTACACACCGATTACTTCACAAGAAGGGGCTATTATTATTAATACTGAAGAATTAAAAGCAAATAGTCTTGAAACACCAACCTGTTTAAAAGATTTAGCTAAGCCAGAATACAAAGATATGATCTCAGTTACGGATATAGCATCTTCATCAACAGCATGGTTATTAATTCAGGCATTAGTAAGTGAATATGGCGAAGATGGAGCAAAGGAAGTATTAAAAGGAATTTATGATAATGCCGGAGCACATATCGAAGATTCAGGATCAGGCCCAATTAAAAAAGTTCGAGCTGGAGAAGTAGCGATTGGCTTTGGTCTACGTCATCAGGCGGTACGTGATAAAGCTGATGGACTTCCAATCGATTTTGTTGACCCAACAGAGGGAAATTTTAGTTTGACTGAATCAGTTGCAGTCGTAAATAAAGATGGTAGTGAACATCAAAAATTAGCAATGAAGATGGCACAATGTATTATTGAAAGTGGACGTAAAGAGCTGTTAGAAACCTACCCTAATCCCCTTTACCAAGGAGAAACTAGTGATAGTGCAAATAAGTCAGCATATCCAAAAACTTTTAGTGAAAAATTGACTGCCGAATTATTAGAAAAACATCAAAAATTATCAGAAGAATGTAAGTAG
- a CDS encoding MurR/RpiR family transcriptional regulator has product MLSKVNFRIKTIYNILRPSEKKVADYILNYCGKLEDLSMTLLAKEVAVSQPTVMRFVKAIGYDSFKQFKLELAKNYDKENNIDILYGFSINADDKIMDLPGKIVATATSMLENALKSLSLVNYQKTVALINQSQHISIYAVENSMGVAHDLMTKLIYLGKSVTCHSDYYLQSIDASNLTRDSLAIGISYSGNSKNTVEVLKIAKDAGAQTIAIVNFENTMLTRYGDIVLSTSNDQFLYGDAIFSRTAQIALVDMIYMGVIISDYDNYTKKLDHYSRLIKHRGYQKEEL; this is encoded by the coding sequence ATGCTAAGCAAAGTGAATTTTAGGATAAAAACAATATACAATATTTTACGTCCATCAGAAAAAAAGGTAGCTGATTATATATTAAATTATTGTGGAAAGCTAGAAGATTTATCAATGACGTTATTGGCCAAAGAAGTTGCTGTATCGCAGCCAACTGTAATGCGTTTTGTTAAAGCGATAGGCTATGACAGTTTCAAACAATTTAAATTAGAGTTAGCTAAAAATTATGATAAAGAAAATAATATAGATATTTTATATGGTTTTTCAATAAACGCCGATGATAAAATTATGGATCTTCCAGGTAAAATTGTAGCTACAGCAACATCGATGCTGGAAAATGCATTAAAATCTCTTTCTTTAGTGAATTATCAAAAAACCGTAGCTTTAATTAATCAAAGTCAGCATATTTCAATATATGCTGTTGAGAATTCAATGGGTGTAGCTCATGATTTAATGACTAAATTAATATATTTAGGAAAGAGTGTTACTTGTCATAGTGATTACTATCTCCAAAGTATTGATGCAAGTAATCTGACAAGGGATAGTTTAGCGATTGGAATATCTTATTCAGGAAATTCTAAAAATACAGTCGAAGTCTTGAAGATTGCTAAAGATGCTGGAGCTCAAACGATTGCTATTGTTAATTTTGAAAATACCATGTTAACTCGATATGGTGATATTGTTTTATCAACAAGTAATGATCAGTTTTTGTATGGAGATGCAATTTTTTCACGAACTGCTCAAATTGCATTAGTCGATATGATCTATATGGGTGTGATTATCAGTGATTATGATAATTACACTAAAAAACTAGATCACTATAGTAGATTAATTAAACATCGTGGATATCAAAAAGAGGAGCTGTGA
- a CDS encoding PH domain-containing protein encodes MKEKEFKIKLNPAILYFEIFYMVYVVYLFIIGQMVPAIVCAICGLLIIAYFSLWRPYKYTINRRTLIINRRVGKDKEINIMTCETICDPVPKMTKLITSPRALEIYAENKKRFVVTPKDRMGFIEAIVAANKRIHVQCTEYAATHRSYEKKRKRALKEEAKKANMDAE; translated from the coding sequence ATGAAAGAAAAAGAGTTTAAAATTAAATTGAATCCCGCAATACTATACTTTGAAATCTTTTATATGGTATATGTAGTTTATTTATTTATAATTGGACAAATGGTACCTGCGATAGTGTGTGCTATTTGTGGATTATTAATTATTGCATATTTTTCTTTATGGCGACCATATAAATATACAATTAATCGTAGAACATTGATAATTAATCGCCGTGTTGGTAAAGATAAAGAAATTAATATTATGACATGTGAAACAATTTGTGATCCTGTACCAAAGATGACAAAACTTATAACTAGTCCACGGGCATTAGAAATTTATGCTGAAAATAAAAAAAGATTTGTTGTAACACCAAAAGATAGAATGGGATTTATTGAAGCGATTGTAGCTGCTAATAAAAGAATTCATGTGCAATGTACTGAATATGCAGCTACTCATAGATCATATGAAAAGAAACGCAAAAGAGCTTTGAAAGAAGAAGCTAAAAAAGCAAATATGGATGCTGAATAA